ATCACAATGATTGAAAGTGGAAGGTGTGCACGTGGTTTAGTGTTTTAGGTGTGCACCTGGTTTAGTGTTTTAGATGtgtccatatttttttattaaatctcCAAAAGACCCTGTCTTATTATATTTCCCTGGTGCATTGATTGAAAGTAGAGAAAAAATGGTGGTGATGATGAATGGTTGGGTAGAGATAATGGAGTGATTGAGAAAAATGGGTGATTGAGAAAAATGGGTgattgagaaaaaataaataagagagaTAGTCTACGCGGAGGGATGGAGAGGATGAGGATAATGGAGGTGAATGAGGTGAtaatgaaggagatgaatgggGTTTCGATGATGGAGGCGAGGAAAATGATGATGGAGGTGAAATGATGATGTGTGAAGGTGAGCGTGTGACGAATAAATGAAGGAGGTGGAGAGAGTACTTATCTATTATATAATCCgtaacaaaaaaattcatttgttATCCACCGAATACTTGCTCAAAAAATAATCAtgagtattttaaaacccgcaaGTATCCACAAATATAtgtagatattaaaaaaatattttataaatttttaaaacaaaatataaattaaattacaaaaagaatataaaatataacataaattaaatttaaatttaaatttaaatttataacatcccaaatttagtaatataaaactactaaactGAACATTACATGTATAATGACAAAACAAGAACTACAGATTgggtgaataaaaaatttcacctgaagaacaaaaataattatctatactATAAGCTTCACTTCCCACCTTCAGCTACTCCAACTAAAAAGACTgcatccctaagctcacaccattaaggtgatcatcgcaaaagagaaacaacatacaaagacaaaccacagaaaagcaagggtaagctagatacaaAACAATACATCATAAGTTTAAAGCATTTCACATAAGAATCATATGTAATTTAATCCAATCCAAACATCTTAACATGCAAAGACCTAAACCGACTGcccggacttagaatgaataccgagctatggcaggttgtgcacttgtggtagCCTCTACTAGtattgctttgcaaagtcattgccatgggtttcaccctaccacacacaCAAGGTTAATCTGTTACCGCGCAATAGTCCTCCAAGTAGCGTCTacactaggacctcctactattctcaccacatgtatcaatcctctctacttgagaatgaaagatcattagagtgttaggataaccaCCAATACTGAGTTCCCTGTATTCATTCTAATACACTTGAACCTAACCGAGAGCATTCACTTTGGAACTTACTTTGAAACCATATACTTTCACTTTAAATCAACCATTAtgtatttcaattcatattacAATTCAAGTCATACTCCACAACAAGTAGTATAAAccaatcattcaaacattcacatacATTGTACACActttaagaaaacatataaaactTAGTTGAAAATCTAATATTTTTCACTCAGCGCATGTCATTCGCTAAGCTAAAGTCCTCAGACAGACAACCCACCTCTACCATCACTCGTTGAGCGAATCCATTCGCTTAGCGAATAAAACTAATAGTGCTTCTTGACCTCTAAAATTCGCTCAGCGAAATTACTCAAACAACAAACCAAATTTTTGACCTTTCGCTGAGCGAATCCACTcgctcagcgagtctgcataattctgcagcacCAAACTGTAGAATTATCACCCTAAACTGCCCTAGtccaatttaatataattttcccaacttctaacctTCCTAGATTGTGTTATACACCTAATTAGACTTGAACAAGTGTTCCTAAAACTTACTAACATCATTCTAAAAACACAAACTTATAGACTTAATTCCCAATCTACCacttttttcacattttttatcaaataagtAGTTCTcacaagtcacaaatgacttaACTAAGCTATTACAACTGACCATTTGAACTCTAACCCCTaattctcattttcactactccacttcctaTAATAAGTCCTAGACTAATGTAAACTATGTCTACACAACCTCGTACccttttataacatatttcctCCCACTTTGACACTTAATTATGATCCAAAATAGTTCCTAACTAAGACCAACTGCAGCAAAACAACATACCAATCATTTCTCACTATTTCCTTATCAAAATCTCTAATTTGGACCAATTAACCTACAACCAATATTTTTCTTCCAACCATACAATCCGCATCAAACACTTCCTCAACACAATTTTCACATCTTAAATACGCATACACACAGATTCAAACAATTGTACAACATACATCATTACACAAAACATCAATATTACCCAATTAACtcaattatcactaacaataaacaacattttcattcaaacagtttaatactcatatactaTCAAACTTTCACCACATACTTCAATTGAAAGTAattatctagcttcccttaccttgacTCAACAACTCCAAAACCTCTAAACGCTCCACAGGTTTCTTGCGGCACAAGGAACTTCTAGAAAACCTATAAACCACCGGTTGGTGATTGGAGACCAACGAACCaagaatttaagaaaaagagtTTTTGACCCATGCAAAAACAGAAAAGCTTTACCGAATCAAGAACCCTAAAATATCAAAGAAAGGGGTTTctaacttacttgctctaaacaGCAAATTGATCGGTTGAATTTGAAGACCTTGACGTCGTGATCGTCTAGGCACCCCCTGATCGTCAAATAGATGACTTGAGATcaagaactcttagagagaaggtagagaactctagaaaagcgATTTCTAGAGatgatatgttttaaaataatgaaactcgcttataacaaaaatatttataataaaatcgtTTAATATTAAAGTAATCGAGTCTCACTAATTTTAGACTACCATCACTTTTAAAATGCCATTTTCAAgggttttacaaaatttaatttaacataacctaataaaatataatttcaatttagttttaactaaatttaacttaataaaatataatttaattttaattttaattttttgcaaGTAATGAATACTCACGAGTAAGGCTAGTATGATACCCGCACCCAACGAGTATTAAAATGTTAGCTATCAATGAGTAATAAATATTCTTTGGTACCAACTATCTCTCACAGATTTTATTCGTGGATACTAGTAGGTACGAGTATTGTTAacattaaatgttatatttttataatattttattctcaatTATTTTACCActaattactttaaaaataagtattagaaaaattgtaaataatatttgtaattttttttagtttccttttgttttagttatttatcTATGCTTCAAAATATTTGATAGCATTCTTTCTATCTCATATTATCTCTTGACTTATGTGTATACAAaagtctttttattttctttttttaagaaagGATGGCAAAAAGGATGAGGCCCGGCGGGCTAGTCCATCTATCCTAGCCATCCCATAATCCCGTTCATTCTGGTTATCACGTGAGTCTGACTAGCAGGTCAACCCGTCGATCCGACTATATCGTTAACTTGTCCATTCCAACTATCTTAATCATCTCGTCAGCCTAGTCAATCTCGAACATCTTGTAAGCATGTTCATCCCACACATCTATAAACTTGTCCATCTTGACCGTTCGGGTCAGTCCGGCAAGACCAGCCAGCTTGTTCATCCCTATCATCGTGTCAGTTCATCCATTTTGTCTATTCTAGCTATTTTGGACATCTTGTCAATCTGTTCATCCCAGCCCACCTGGTAGCCTGGCCACACTGTCCATCTAATCATTCAGGCCAACTCGACCAAATCGATTAGTCCATCCATTCTACTCATCCAATTAGTCTAGTCCATCACGTTCATCCTACCATCTCGTTCATCTCCATTGACTAATCAACTTGTCTAGTCATCTACTTGTATGAAACAAATATACACCTAATTCGTTTAGTCATCTATTTGTGGAAAATAAATATACACATCATTCGTCATTCCATTTGCATGATACAATGGAAACAAACACAACATAAATGTAATAACAacctttttttctataaaaattacattttcaaaTTCTCCATAATTTTGTTGTCTATGGTAGAAATGCTTGtatactgaaaaaaaaaagttcctggaaaattttcaaaaattatattcgCGCAAGTatcagttttaatttaatattttattatttttcttaaacattttgattttaatctttttgtaTCTTATCATTCGATACGACCAAAATaaggtaagtttttttttaatctttattagGAAAATTAGTTTTACATAAAAAAGGCACACTTCTGTCGAAATTTTATTTGATCCtattcaactttttcaaaagtagtgaaattcaaatttaattgaattagaGACTGTCGATATTTCGACCCAGTAAACGATGAATCTTTCTTTTTACAACTTTAAAAAACTTGAGCATCTTccattaattttcaaaatgttaaaaaaatttccgAAAGGTGTCAGAAATTTACGGGGTTGTggaacgaaaaaaaaaatccaaattattatTAAGCGGCCCAGTGAAAGAATgcatacaaaatttaattatttgtggAAAAACACATTCAATGCATACAACTACAACATATCCTGAATGGCAGGATGTCCTTACACTtcagaaatgaaataaaatgttcTACCCGGGTCTAAAATGACCAACTGTATTCATATCCCACCTAAATCTCCATCAAAACCTCCCAAAAAGATTATTTTCGAAAGAAtcggaaaaaaaaaagattagcAGTTTGCTTCAACTGCCCATAGTAAGGAGGATTAATACATGAACGTATACAAAATTCTTAGATTAGAAATTCTGTGTAggcaaaattatataataggcCTCTTACCATAAGCCAATGAATTTCCACCAAACCCCTCCAAGTCCAAGCCAGATTATAATGTTAACAATACTAATGAGGAATCCATAACCCCACCATTTAGCAAGGGGAACATAGTTGGCACCGAAAAACACCGGAGCTGATCCGATTCCGTAATGAGTAAGGCCACCCATAAGGTTGGAGAGGAACGACAGCACTATGGCTCCGAAGAATGGCGGAGTCCCCAGAGCAGTGGAAACAGACAAAAATGCAGTAAACATGGCGCCAATATGAGCAGCTCCACTTGCAAAGAAGTAATGAGAGTAAAAGTAGAGAAGAACCAGAATCCCAAAAGATAGTTGCCATGATAGACCCAATCCACCAACAAACTGTATAAATAAAGGCATCAGTAAATCATTTCATTGAAATAAtcaagataataaataattgtaatgCATGTTCTCTTTTGCTGAGCCTTTGACTATGAAGGTGATGTTGATAAACTGAGAAATTGGAACAAAGCAGAGGAATGAAACAGGATGCACGATGATGAAGACTTCATTCCAGGAGATTAGACAAGCAAACTGATCAGTCATAATATCCTAGAGGCAAGTATGTCCAATTGGTGGGGAGCTTGATCAACTCCAGCATATTTCAAAACACTAAAAAGGTTCATGTGCTTTTTAGGTTTGGTGGAACAACTAAAACAATTCAGTAATGACAAATGAAACTAACTGTTTAATAGATTCACAATTTCACACCCAAagaaacaagataaaaaaagtaacaaaataacCAAAAAGTAAATTATCTTATGTTAATTGAATCTTAGCTAGCAGAGTAAACAgacaagaaaatgaaaaaaaataccttGACTACCGTTTGACTGAACCAAGAAATGAGGCCATATTTGTTCAAATACCCAGCCATTGCTATGAGGGCAGCAAACCATGTGAGAGTATCCCAGGCAACTCCTTCCCCTAAGCACTCCTTCCATGTAACAACACCTGTGACAAGAAGTACAGATAATCCAAGAATTGCAGCAGATACAGCATCAATATTAAGAAGTCCTCCAAATACCCAAAGTCCCACCTGGCAAGTGAGaagtaaaaagttaataaacAATCAAAGATTCTTAGACGTCTAAAGCACCACGTTAAGTACTCACGTTGTCAAGCCACAAGACATACAACAATACAACTACAAAATGATTACTTTCACATACTAATAAGGTGCAAGCTTCTGTGAAACTcgcaaataaacaaaattaaagatgGAATGACTAGTAAACCGATGTTTCATATTTCCACTAAAGTCCTATGATCAGCCTAACACTTAAACTGAATATTCACTTAACCACCGACAGAAACCCCAACAGCACAGTTTAAAAACACATCAGGTTCAAAATACATACTAACAAAATAAGCAAAAGTTAGCAGGCGAGTGACGAAATGAGTTCATTGGCGCCAACTGTGCATTCAAATACAGTTCTCCAAGAAGAGAATAATAATGCGCAATCACATTTCAAAaagtaaatttgaaataatgCGCAATCACATTTCAAAGACTTATCCCGGTGCAAAATAACAGAGTTCCTAATGCCGTCAAAGTAATCCACAAACTTAGATCCAAATTAGTTGATTAAATTTCACCACCCTATTGCACAATGCACGTTAAGTGTAGTGTTTAGTACACACAAACAACAGAAAGATTGACCTATGTCACTAAGAAAaccatcatttttaaaaaatatcacttttttAACTTCATATCTCTCAagttcaatttagtcctaacTACAATATCATCCCCACATGTTACATTCTACAAAACACTACTTAGAACACCAAATGAAGCTAAACTATGGAAATCAAAATTCATTAGATTACCGTGAGAAACAACGTAGCAGTCATGATCTTCTCATTGGTTGTCATGGGCCCcattttctccaacttctctctcgCAAGCTTAGGAGCATCAGGACTACTCTTCAGAGTCGGAGGGTATATAACATACAAAATCAACGGAACCAACACCAGCGACACCAGGCCAGGGACAATTGCAGCTTTGGCCCAGTCCAACCACCCAATCGTCTGGTTAATGGAACTTTGCGTCAGCGTCGCACAGAGCGGATTCGCCGCCATCGCCGTTAGAAACATCGCCGACGTAATCACCGAAGTCTGAAAGCACGTGAGCATGAGCCACGCCCCCAACCTGTTCTCCGTCCCGTCGCCAACGTTGCTCCCGCACGCCACGCACAGCGCCTTTACGAGCGGAAGGAATATCCCGCCCGCCCTCGCTGACACTGAGGGGATCGCCGGCGCCAGCAGCGCCTCGCTGAAGACAAGGCTGTAACCTAACCCGAGCGAGGAGCTGCCGAAGAGCTTCACGAACTGGTACGCAACACGGTTCCCGAGGCCAGTTTTAATGAATCCCTTGGCGAAGAAGAAGGCGAGTGCGATGAGCCAGGGGATCGGGTCACCGAAGCCAGAGAACGCGGCGGCGAACGTTAGGGTTTTGGTGAGAACGGAAACGCCCAAACCTAATATCGCAACCGCGCCGAGGGGCAGTGGTTGGGTTATAATGCCGACGATTGTGCCTAAGAAGATCGCGAGCAATTGCCACGCGTTACGGTTTACGCCCGCGGGAACTGGTGTGAACCAGAGGATCACTCCCGTGGCGATGGAGGCTAATAGTGGTTTTATTGCGGCACCTTGCCATGGCTGA
The Vigna angularis cultivar LongXiaoDou No.4 chromosome 5, ASM1680809v1, whole genome shotgun sequence genome window above contains:
- the LOC108319643 gene encoding dicarboxylate transporter 1, chloroplastic; the protein is MASVALTTTLPSLRLRRNPAAASALKPNRLTSFPPSSLKPNLRTSISSFPNISLKKTNLVLSRKHSSLTVRATAASITPAPAPAPTQPWQGAAIKPLLASIATGVILWFTPVPAGVNRNAWQLLAIFLGTIVGIITQPLPLGAVAILGLGVSVLTKTLTFAAAFSGFGDPIPWLIALAFFFAKGFIKTGLGNRVAYQFVKLFGSSSLGLGYSLVFSEALLAPAIPSVSARAGGIFLPLVKALCVACGSNVGDGTENRLGAWLMLTCFQTSVITSAMFLTAMAANPLCATLTQSSINQTIGWLDWAKAAIVPGLVSLVLVPLILYVIYPPTLKSSPDAPKLAREKLEKMGPMTTNEKIMTATLFLTVGLWVFGGLLNIDAVSAAILGLSVLLVTGVVTWKECLGEGVAWDTLTWFAALIAMAGYLNKYGLISWFSQTVVKFVGGLGLSWQLSFGILVLLYFYSHYFFASGAAHIGAMFTAFLSVSTALGTPPFFGAIVLSFLSNLMGGLTHYGIGSAPVFFGANYVPLAKWWGYGFLISIVNIIIWLGLGGVWWKFIGLW